The DNA region CTGTTCGGCGTGCGGCTGCAGCTGCTGCCGATCTCCGGCACCGAGAGCTGGCAGAGCTTCGTGCTGCCGAGCGTCGCGCTCGCCTGGTTCGTCATGCCGGTGCTGGCGCGGCTCACCCGTGCCGGCATGCTGGAGGTGCTCGGCGCCGACTATATCCGCACGGCGCGCGCCAAGGGCCTGCCGCCGCGCATGATCTTCGTCAAGCACGCGCTGCGCAACGCCATCCTGCCGGTGGTGTCCGTGGCGATGGTGCAGCTCGGCTATCTGCTGGGCGGCTCGATCGTGGTCGAGAGCGTGTTCGCGCTGAACGGCGTCGGCCTCCTCGCCTGGAACGCCATCCAGCGCTCGGATTTCCCCGTGGTGCAGGGCATCGTGATCATGGTCGCGGCGCTGTTCGTGCTGCTCAATCTTTGCGCCGACCTGATCAACGGCGCGCTCGATCCGCGGCTGCGGCGGTGAGGCGAGTGCGTCCAGCCCTCGGGCTCGGCCTCG from Rhizobiales bacterium GAS188 includes:
- a CDS encoding peptide/nickel transport system permease protein; amino-acid sequence: MASFLTRRLSEALLVCFTASIVAFALVHVGDNLSTAIGGMEATPQELARIRAYYGFDRSLVAQYLGWAGHVLSGDLGTSFFSHENVTAMILDRAPVTVALAISSLLLALLIGVPLGLAASVRRGAWPDRLCLAIATLAQAMPSYWTGLLLILLFGVRLQLLPISGTESWQSFVLPSVALAWFVMPVLARLTRAGMLEVLGADYIRTARAKGLPPRMIFVKHALRNAILPVVSVAMVQLGYLLGGSIVVESVFALNGVGLLAWNAIQRSDFPVVQGIVIMVAALFVLLNLCADLINGALDPRLRR